The genomic window AACTGTCAAGCTAGTTATAATAGACAGCGACTACAATAAACCCTCTCAAGAATTGGTTGATTATATTCAAAACGAAATAGACCCTGTAGGGCATCAAGGTGAAGGAGTTGGCATAGCTCCTATAGGTCATGTAGTAACTGTAGAAGGGGTATCGGAGTGTACCGTCAACATAGAAACAAACATAATATTTCAAGAAAGCTATACTTGGGAGGATGTGAAACCCAATTTCATAGCTACAATAGAAGGTTACTTTTACGAACTTAAAAAGACTTGGCAAGACGAAGAAAACCTAGTAGTTAGAATTAGCTATATTGAAACTAGAGCTTTGGGCTTGCCGGGTGTTTTAGACATACAAAATACTAAGATAAACGGACTAGCTGAAAATCTTGTACTAGAAGATGTGGAAATACCTGTACTTGGTGAGGTGACTATCGTATGAAGCAAATAGAAGAGTATTGGCCATTAGTTTTGCAAGAGATAGAAGAATTGCAAGAAATAGCAAATACAGAAAATATTGAAATAGATGAGCTGAAAGAATCTGTATCAAATTTAATTGATGATCAATTCATTGAAACAGCAACAGAAAGAGGGATAGCAAGACGAGAAAAAATATACAAAATAACACCTTTTGCTGATGATAGTTTAGAAACAAGAAGATTTAGAGTATTAGCAAGAGAGAATGATAAGCTACCATACACATACAAAGTGTTGATTAACAAACTAAATCAATTATGTGGTGAAAATGGTTATGTAATGACATTAAACGCAGGAGAATATACGTTAAACATAAAAATAGAGCTGGTTGTAAAAAGGATGTTTGATGAAGTAGATAAGCTAGTAAGAAAAATGGCTCCATCAAATTTAGTTATAACTGTAGAATTAAGATATAATCAACACTTGACTTTAAGTAAATTCACCCATGCACAATTAAGCCAATACACTCACAAACAGTTAAGAGAGGAAGTGATTAGTTAATGGCTGGATATACAAAGAATTTTAATTTAAAGAAACCATCTGATATTGAATTTTATAGCATAGAAGATTTTAATGAGAACTTTGAGAAAATAGACCAATTAGCAGTAAAAAAAGGCGAAGGGATAGGAGATTTGACAGGTGGTACTTTGGTAAATAGACCAGAACCAGGGATTGCAGGTAGATATTATTTTGCACAAGACACAGGAGAGATTTATTTAGATACAGGAGAAGAATGGGTATTAGCAGCTGCAAGTCAAAGAGAACTTGATGCACATAAGGCAGATAATTTTCACCATATACCTTATGTTATAGCTACTGGAACAAACTCATATGCGGTAAATATTCAAG from Tepidimicrobium xylanilyticum includes these protein-coding regions:
- a CDS encoding putative phage tail protein, with the protein product MKQIEEYWPLVLQEIEELQEIANTENIEIDELKESVSNLIDDQFIETATERGIARREKIYKITPFADDSLETRRFRVLARENDKLPYTYKVLINKLNQLCGENGYVMTLNAGEYTLNIKIELVVKRMFDEVDKLVRKMAPSNLVITVELRYNQHLTLSKFTHAQLSQYTHKQLREEVIS